The segment GCGCTTGGTGCCGTAACGGCTACGCGCCTGACGACGCTTATCCACACCGGCTGCATCCAAAGCACCGCGCACGATGTGATAACGCACACCGGGCAGGTCCTTCACACGGCCGCCGCGAATCAGCACGACGGAGTGCTCCTGCAAGTTGTGACCAATTCCGGGAATGTAGGCATAACCTTCCAGTCCGTTCACCAGACGAACCCTGGCAATTTTCCGCAGAGCCGAATTCGGCTTCTTGGGGGTCTGGGTACGAACGTTCAAGCATACACCGCGCTTCTGGGGGCAATTCTCCAGAATTGGGGAGTTGGACTTGTAGGTGACTTTCTTTCTTCCTTGTTTCACCAATTGGTTAATCGTGGGCATCCTTGCACCTCCTTTTTATGATGGATATATCCAAAATTCCCTGCAACCCTTTAGGGAATCCCGATCAGTTTTCACGAACAACGCAAGCCACCGCCGCGCCCACGTCAATGCCGCAGGCTTGGCCTAATTCCTTCATGGTGGGAACCTTGATAGCCGCAATGTTCCTTTGCTTACACAGTTCCAGCAGTCTATGGAGGATGAAGTCGTCGGCATCCTCTGCCAGATATACCTCCGAGGTTTCGCCGTTTTCCACGGCCCGCTGCACCTGCTTCATGCCAACTTTCAGTGGTTTTTCTTGAAGAGTCTCCAGCATGGAGCCTCAAAACCTCCTTTTTCCGGCCTAAGCACTAGCTATTTTAGCACTGCATCCGAGGTCTGTCAACAAAAAGCCCTTTACGACAGGATTTCCTCGGGTTCCTCCGCATCCTCCTTGACCTCGACCTCAATATCCTTGTAGCGCTTCATACCGGTGCCTGCGGGAATGAGTTTGCCGATGATCACGTTCTCCTTGAGGCCCACCAGCGGATCGACCTTGCCCTTGATGGCGGCATCGGTCAAAACGCGGGCAGTTTCCTGGAAAGAAGCCGCGGACAGGAAGGAGTCGGTGGCGAGCGCCGCTTTCGTAATGCCCAGCAGCACACGCTTGGCGATGGCAGGTTGACCGCCCGCCTGCACCACCCGTTCATTCTCCTCCTCGAACTTGAAGATATCCATCAGGCTTCCAGGAAGCATGTCGGTGTCGCCAGCATCCTCAATTTTGACCTTCCGCAGCATCTGACGAATGATAACCTCGATGTGTTTATCGGAGATATCCACGCCCTGCATATGGTACACCGTGCACACTTCTTTAAGAAGATAATCGTGCACCCCTTTGACGCCCTTAATCTTAAGAATATCATGGGGATTGATGGAACCGTCGGTCAGCGCGTCGCCCGCCTCCACCCGGTCCCCGTTACCCACCCGCAGGTGCGCACCGTAAGGAATCAGATAGGACTTGGTCTCTCCATCCTCGCCGGTCACCACCACCTCGCGGCGCTTCTTGGTCTCATTGATCTCCACAGTACCATAGATATCCGAGATAATGGCCTGACCCTTGGGCTTTCTGGCCTCGAAGAGCTCTTCCACGCGGGGAAGACCCTGGGTGATATCGTCACCGGCAACACCGCCGGTATGGAACGTACGCATGGTCAGCTGAGTACCAGGTTCGCCAATGGACTGAGCAGCGACCGTACCCACCGCTTCACCGATGGAGACAGGCCGGCCCGTGGACAGATCGGAACCGTAGCACTTGGCGCAGACGCCGTGGCGGCTGCGGCAGGAGAGGATGGAACGAATGTGCACCACCTCAACGCCCGACGCCTCAATTTTGTGGGCGATATCCGCGGTGATCATCTCATTGGAACCCACCAGCACCTCACCGGTGGAAGGATCCACCACTTCGTCCACCGAGTAACGGCCCACGATGCGGTCCGCCAGAGACTCGATGAGCTCGTTGCCGTTCTTGATCGCGCTCACCCAGATACCCTTGATGGATTCGCCGGCGGTCTCAAAGCAGTCGGTATCCCGGACGATAACATCCTGGGAAACGTCCACCAGGCGTCGCGTAAGATATCCGGAGTCCGCCGTCCGAAGGGCAGTATCAGCCAAACCTTTGCGGGCGCCATGAGAGGAGATGAAAAACTCCAGCACCGTGAGGCCCTCACGGAAGTTTGCCCGGATGGGCAGCTCGATGATTCGACCCGAGGGATCGGCCATCAGTCCGCGCATGGCGGCCAGCTGACGGATCTGGTTGATGGAACCACGAGCACCGGACTGAGCCATCATATAAATGGGATTGAAGGGATCCAGGTTGTTCATCATGGCCTTGGTGACCTGATCGGAACACTTGGTCCAGATATCCACCACCCGTTCAAAACGGCCATTCTCATCGAGCAGACCGCGGCGGAACAGCTTCTCCGTCTCAATGACCTGATCCTGAGCTTTTTGAAGCAAATCCTTCTTTTCATCAGGAATCAGGATATCGGCCACACTGACCGTGATCGCAGCCCGGGTGGAAACCTTGAAGCCCAGGCTCTTGATGTTGTCCAGTACTTCTGAGGTCTTCGTGGGACCATGGACCCTGTAGCAGCGGTCCACGATCTGACCCAACTTTTTCTTGTCCACCAGAAAATTGATCTCCAGTTCGAACAGGTTGTCGGGATTGGAGCGATCCACAAAGCCCAGGTCCTGGGGAATGATCTCGTTGAAGATCACACGGCCCACAGTGGTATCCACCAGCTTTTGGACCTTCCGGCCGTCCTGTTCACGGGTGAGGCGCACCTTCACCTTGGCCTGAAGCTCGGCTTCGCCGGTCTCATAGGCCATAATGGCCTCATTCACATCGCCATAGACGCTTCCTTCGCCTTTGGCGCCGTCCCGTTCAATGGTGAGATAGTAGATGCCGATAACCATGTCCTGGGTGGGCGAAACCACGGGTTTGCCATCCTGAGGCTTCAAAATATTGTTGGCCGCCAGCATGAGGAAGCGGGCTTCCGCCTGAGCTTCCACCGAAAGAGGTACGTGCACGGCCATCTGGTCGCCGTCAAAGTCGGCGTTGTACGCGGTACAGGCCAGAGGATGGAGCTTCAGGGCACGGCCTTCCACCAGCACTGGCTCAAAGGCCTGGATGCCCAGGCGATGAAGCGTGGGCGCACGGTTCAGCAGAACCGGATGCTCCTTGATAACTTCCTCCAGAATATCCCAAACCTCGGGGGAGCCCCGCTCCACGCGGCGCTTAGCACTCTTGATGTTGGGCGCGATCTTGTCCTTGACCAGCCGCTTCATGACAAAGGGCTTGAACAGCTCGATGGCCATCTCCTTCGGCAGTCCGCACTGGTACATCTTGAGCTCCGGACCGACGACGATAACCGAACGGCCGGAGTAGTCCACCCGCTTACCCAAAAGGTTCTGACGGAAACGGCCCTGCTTACCCCTGAGCATATCGGACAGCGATTTGAGGGGACGGTTTCCGGGGCCGGTTACGGGACGGCCCCGACGGCCATTATCGATGAGGGCGTCCACAGCCTCCTGGAGCATACGCTTCTCGTTGCGTACAATGATGTCGGGTGCGCCCAGCTCAAGCAGCTTCTTCAAGCGGTTGTTCCGGTTGATCACCCGGCGATAGAGATCGTTGAGATCGGAGGTGGCGAACCGGCCGCCGTCCAGCTGCACCATAGGCCGGATTTCCGGTGGGATGACCGGCACCACGTCCAAAATCATCCACTCGGGCTTATTGCCGCTCTTATGAAAGGCTTCCACCACTTCCAGGCGCTTGATGGCGCGGATCTTCTTCTGGCCGGTGGCCTCCTTGGTCTCCTTTTTGAGCTGCTCGGCCTGAGCCTCAAGATCGATGTCCTGCAGCAGTTTTTTGACCGCCTCAGCGCCCATCTTTGCCACAAACTGGCCAGGATATTTGTCCTGATACTCCCTGTACTCCTTTTCCGTGAGCAGCTGCTTGTAAGCCAGCGGGGTATCGCCCGGATCCAGCACAATGAAGGCGGCAAAGTACAGCACCTTCTCCAGAATTCGGGGCGAGATATCAAGGAGCAGACCCATCCGGGACGGGGTCCCCTTGAAGTACCAGATGTGGGACACGGGAGCCGCAAGCTCGATGTGGCCCATGCGCTCCCGGCGCACCTTGGAACGGGTGACCTCCACGCCGCACTTGTCGCAGATGATCCCCTTGTAGCGGATACGCTTATACTTGCCGCAGTGGCACTCCCAGTCCTTGGTGGGTCCAAAGATCCGCTCGCAGAACAGGCCGTCCTTCTCCGGCTTCAGCGTGCGGTAGTTGATCGTTTCGGGCTTTTTGACCTCGCCCCTGGACCATTCCCGAATCTTCTCGGGAGAAGCCAAGGCGATCTGCATGGAATCAAAGTTGTTTAATTCAAACAAAAGGTAAGCCCCCTTCTTAGAAATCCTCGTCTTCGTCCTCTTGGCTCAGATCGCCCAACAGTCCGTCGTCCAATTCATCAAGGCCGGGGATATTGGCCAGATCATCCAGCTCCAGATCGGTGATGGGTTCATCGGCTTCGGGAATAACGGAATCGTACATGAGCAGCGTATCCGTCTCTTCCTTGGGCTCCACCACATTCTCCAAAAGATCCACTTCATCGTCCACCGACTCACGGATGGAGATCTCCTCATTATCCTCGGTGAGCACCTTCACATCAAGGGCCAGGCTCTGCAGTTCCTTGATGAGAACCTTAAAGGACTCGGGCACACCCGGTTCGGGAATGTTCTGTCCCCGAACGATGGATTCGTAGGTCTTCACACGGCCCACGATATCGTCGGACTTCACCGTCAAGATTTCCTGGAGGGTATGGGCCGCGCCATAGGCCTCCAGCGCCCACACCTCCATCTCACCGAAGCGCTGGCCGCCGAACTGGGCCTTGCCGCCCAAAGGCTGCTGCGTCACCAGCGAGTAGGGACCGGTGGACCGGGCATGGATCTTGTCATCCACCAAGTGGGCCAATTTCAAGATATACATATAACCCACGGTGACCGGATTCTCGAAGGGTTCGCCGCTCCGGCCATCGTAGAGGGTCATCTTGCCGTGGCGGGGAAGACCGGCCTGCTCCAGGCAGTCCATGATCTCCTCCTCGTTTGCGCCGTCGAAAACGGGCGTTGCAATGTGCCATCCAAGGGCCTTGGCCGCCATACCCAAATGAACCTCCAGCACCTGACCGATGTTCATACGGGAAGGAACGCCAAGGGGATTGAGCACGATCTCAAGGGGCGTGCCATCGGGCAGGAAAGGCATATCCTCTTCGGGCAGAATCCGGGAGATAACACCCTTGTTGCCGTGGCGGCCCGCCATCTTGTCACCCACGGAAATCTTACGTTTCTGGGCAATGTACACGGTAACCAATTCATTGACACCGGCCGGCAGCTCATCCCGGTTTTCGCGGGTGAACACCTTAACGTCCACGATGATGCCGCCCTCGCCATGGGGAACACGGAGGGAAGTGTCCCGGACCTCCCGCGCCTTCTCACCGAAGATGGCGCGGAGCAGCCGTTCCTCTGCCGTCAGCTCGGTCTCACCCTTCGGGGTAACCTTGCCCACCAGAATATCTCCGGAACGCACCTCGGCGCCGATGCGGATGATACCGCGCTCGTCAAGGTCGCGGAGGGCGTCCTCGCCCACGTTGGGGATATCCCGGGTGATCTCCTCCGGCCCAAGCTTGGTGTCCCGGGCTTCGGATTCGTATTCCTCAATATGGATGGAAGTGAACACGTCCTCCTTGACCAGCTTCTCGCTGATCAGGATAGCGTCTTCATAATTGTAGCCTTCCCAGGTCATGAAACCCATCAGGATGTTCCGGCCAAGAGCGATCTCGCCCTCGTCGGTGGAAGGTCCATCGGCGATGACCTGCCCTTTTTCCACCCGTTCGCCCACCTTCACAATGGGCCGCTGGTTGATGCAGGTGCCCTGATTGGACCGGGAAAATTTGGTGAGGCGATAGATATCCTTGTCGCCTTCGTCGCTTTTTACCACGATTTCCTTGGCGGAGACCCGCTCCACCACACCGGCGTGTTTCGCAAGGAACATGACGCCCGAATCCCGGGCAGCTTTGTATTCCATACCAGTGCCCACGATGGGCGCCTCGGGAACCAGAAGCGGAACCGCCTGGCGCTGCATATTCGAACCCATGAGCGCACGGTTCGCATCGTCGTTCTCCAGGAAGGGAAGCATGGCTGCCGCCACGGAGACCAGCTGCTTGGGCGACACGTCCATGAAGTCAATCTCTTCCCTCGGCACTTCCACGATCTCATCCCTGCGGCGGGAAGTAACGCGCTCATCCACGAACCAGCCGTTCTCGTCCAGCTGCTCGTTGGCCTGCGCAATGGTGTACAGATCCTCCTCGTCGGCGGTCAGGTAGTAGATCTCGTCGGTCACGATCTTCTTTTCCTTGTCCACCTTGCGGTAGGGAGATTCGATAAAGCCGTATTCATTGATCCTGGCAAAGGTGGCCAGCGATCCGATAAGACCGATGTTCGGGCCTTCAGGAGTCTCGATGGGGCACATCCGTCCATAGTGGGAGTGATGCACGTCCCGGACCTCAAAGCTCGCCCGCTCGCGGTTAAGGCCGCCGGGTCCCAGTGCGGAAAGACGGCGCTTATGGGTGAGCTCGGCCAGCGGGTTGGTCTGATCCATGAACTGGGACAGCTGCGAGGAGCCAAAGAACTCCTTGATGGCAGCCGCCACCGGCCGGATATTGATGAGGGCCTGAGGCGTGGTGGTATCCAGGTCCTGAATGGACATGCGCTCCTTCACCACCCGCTCCAAACGGAACAGGCCGATGCGGATCTGATTTTGCAGCAGCTCGCCCACCGAACGCACCCGGCGGTTGCCCAGATGGTCGATGTCATCGGTATTGCCCACGCCATAATTGAGGCCCACCGCATAGCTGATGGACGCTACGATATCGTCGATGCAGATGGTCTTGGGCTCCAACCGGTCCAAATTGGCCCGAATGATCTCCTTGAGGTCGCCTTCAGCCTCCGCCTTCTCCATGAGCTCCATGAGCGTGGGATAGTGAACCTTCTCCCGAACGCCCGCCTCCCTGGGTTCAAAGGGAAGGTAACCGGAAGCATCCACAAAGTGGTTGCCCACGACCCGAAGCTTTCTGCCGTCAGCGTGGATCACCGCCACGTTGACGCCGGCATTTTGGAGCTCCCAAGCCTTTTCCCGGGAAATCTTCTCCTCGGCCTCGGCCAGGATTTCACCGGTCCTGGGGTCCACCACCGGCTCAGCCAGGGTCTGGCCCGCAATACGGGCGGCCAGGGCCAGTTTCTTATTAAATTTATAGCGGCCCACCCGGGCAAGGTCATAACGCTTATTATCAAAGAATAAAGAATGTAGTAAGGACTGGGCGGACTCCGCCGTGGGCGGCTCGCCGGGGCGCAGGCGCTTATAGACCTCGAGAAGTCCCTCTTCCCGGGTCTTAGCCGTGTCCCGCTCCAGGGTCAGCTTGATGCGGTCGTCCTCCCCAAGAAGGGAGATGATCTCAGCATCGGTGCCGTAGCCCAAAGCGCGCAGAAGGACGGTGATGGGCAGCTTTCTCGTGCGGTCCATCTTCACCCACATGATCTCATTGGAATCGGTCTCGTATTCCAGCCAGGCGCCCCGATTGGGGATGACCGTGGCCGAATAGAGATGGTTGCCCGTTTTGTCGATGGTCTCATCAAAATAGACGCCGGGCGAGCGCACGAGCTGGGAAACGATAACCCGCTCCGCGCCATTAATAATGAAGGTGCCCTGCTCGGTCATGAGCGGAAAATCGCCCATGAAGACCTCCTGATCGATGGACTCACCCGTCTCACGATTGGTGAGGCGCACCGATACCTTGAGCCGGGAGGAATAGTTGGTGTCCCGCTCCTTGCATTCCTCCACGGAATACTTGGGCGTGTCCTCCAAGGTGTAGCCCTTGAATTCGAGCACCAAATTTTCCGCATAATCGGTGATGGGGGATACATCGTTCAAAACTTCCCAAAGGTCCTCTTCCAAGAACTTTCGGTAGGAGTTCTTCTGTACCTCGATGAGATCGGGCATATCCAGAACTTCCTGGATCCTAGAAAAACTGTGCCGGGTACGTTTGCCCATTTGCACCGCATGAACCATACCAGCGATCACTCCTATTACAAGTTGAATGTCCACGGAAGGGATGGAACATTTTGTCAAACAAACTACAAAAGTATGAACTTTTTCGAAGAAAACTATACTTTTCCAGTTCGCATGCGATCATGTAAAATCAGACACAATCCCCATCCTATCAATGCAATAAAGAATGATACCACGTCTTGGACACCCTTGTCAATCGCAAAATACAAATAAAAAAAGCCCGGCACAGCCGGGTTTTTTAGAAAGATCTTTATTCCCAGAGTTTTTGAATCGCTACATCTTTAAAATAGTACTGCACGATCTCTTCGCCCGTTTTGCCTTCCTCCGCCATCCCATAGGCGCCCCATTGGGACATGCCTACCCCGTGGCCGTAGCCTCTGCCGGTGAAGATCACCTTGCCTGCCTCCACAGTGATATCCTCCAGCAGCGTGGATTTCAGCTTCTGG is part of the Gehongia tenuis genome and harbors:
- the rpsL gene encoding 30S ribosomal protein S12; the encoded protein is MPTINQLVKQGRKKVTYKSNSPILENCPQKRGVCLNVRTQTPKKPNSALRKIARVRLVNGLEGYAYIPGIGHNLQEHSVVLIRGGRVKDLPGVRYHIVRGALDAAGVDKRRQARSRYGTKRPK
- the rpoB gene encoding DNA-directed RNA polymerase subunit beta; amino-acid sequence: MVHAVQMGKRTRHSFSRIQEVLDMPDLIEVQKNSYRKFLEEDLWEVLNDVSPITDYAENLVLEFKGYTLEDTPKYSVEECKERDTNYSSRLKVSVRLTNRETGESIDQEVFMGDFPLMTEQGTFIINGAERVIVSQLVRSPGVYFDETIDKTGNHLYSATVIPNRGAWLEYETDSNEIMWVKMDRTRKLPITVLLRALGYGTDAEIISLLGEDDRIKLTLERDTAKTREEGLLEVYKRLRPGEPPTAESAQSLLHSLFFDNKRYDLARVGRYKFNKKLALAARIAGQTLAEPVVDPRTGEILAEAEEKISREKAWELQNAGVNVAVIHADGRKLRVVGNHFVDASGYLPFEPREAGVREKVHYPTLMELMEKAEAEGDLKEIIRANLDRLEPKTICIDDIVASISYAVGLNYGVGNTDDIDHLGNRRVRSVGELLQNQIRIGLFRLERVVKERMSIQDLDTTTPQALINIRPVAAAIKEFFGSSQLSQFMDQTNPLAELTHKRRLSALGPGGLNRERASFEVRDVHHSHYGRMCPIETPEGPNIGLIGSLATFARINEYGFIESPYRKVDKEKKIVTDEIYYLTADEEDLYTIAQANEQLDENGWFVDERVTSRRRDEIVEVPREEIDFMDVSPKQLVSVAAAMLPFLENDDANRALMGSNMQRQAVPLLVPEAPIVGTGMEYKAARDSGVMFLAKHAGVVERVSAKEIVVKSDEGDKDIYRLTKFSRSNQGTCINQRPIVKVGERVEKGQVIADGPSTDEGEIALGRNILMGFMTWEGYNYEDAILISEKLVKEDVFTSIHIEEYESEARDTKLGPEEITRDIPNVGEDALRDLDERGIIRIGAEVRSGDILVGKVTPKGETELTAEERLLRAIFGEKAREVRDTSLRVPHGEGGIIVDVKVFTRENRDELPAGVNELVTVYIAQKRKISVGDKMAGRHGNKGVISRILPEEDMPFLPDGTPLEIVLNPLGVPSRMNIGQVLEVHLGMAAKALGWHIATPVFDGANEEEIMDCLEQAGLPRHGKMTLYDGRSGEPFENPVTVGYMYILKLAHLVDDKIHARSTGPYSLVTQQPLGGKAQFGGQRFGEMEVWALEAYGAAHTLQEILTVKSDDIVGRVKTYESIVRGQNIPEPGVPESFKVLIKELQSLALDVKVLTEDNEEISIRESVDDEVDLLENVVEPKEETDTLLMYDSVIPEADEPITDLELDDLANIPGLDELDDGLLGDLSQEDEDEDF
- the rpoC gene encoding DNA-directed RNA polymerase subunit beta'; its protein translation is MFELNNFDSMQIALASPEKIREWSRGEVKKPETINYRTLKPEKDGLFCERIFGPTKDWECHCGKYKRIRYKGIICDKCGVEVTRSKVRRERMGHIELAAPVSHIWYFKGTPSRMGLLLDISPRILEKVLYFAAFIVLDPGDTPLAYKQLLTEKEYREYQDKYPGQFVAKMGAEAVKKLLQDIDLEAQAEQLKKETKEATGQKKIRAIKRLEVVEAFHKSGNKPEWMILDVVPVIPPEIRPMVQLDGGRFATSDLNDLYRRVINRNNRLKKLLELGAPDIIVRNEKRMLQEAVDALIDNGRRGRPVTGPGNRPLKSLSDMLRGKQGRFRQNLLGKRVDYSGRSVIVVGPELKMYQCGLPKEMAIELFKPFVMKRLVKDKIAPNIKSAKRRVERGSPEVWDILEEVIKEHPVLLNRAPTLHRLGIQAFEPVLVEGRALKLHPLACTAYNADFDGDQMAVHVPLSVEAQAEARFLMLAANNILKPQDGKPVVSPTQDMVIGIYYLTIERDGAKGEGSVYGDVNEAIMAYETGEAELQAKVKVRLTREQDGRKVQKLVDTTVGRVIFNEIIPQDLGFVDRSNPDNLFELEINFLVDKKKLGQIVDRCYRVHGPTKTSEVLDNIKSLGFKVSTRAAITVSVADILIPDEKKDLLQKAQDQVIETEKLFRRGLLDENGRFERVVDIWTKCSDQVTKAMMNNLDPFNPIYMMAQSGARGSINQIRQLAAMRGLMADPSGRIIELPIRANFREGLTVLEFFISSHGARKGLADTALRTADSGYLTRRLVDVSQDVIVRDTDCFETAGESIKGIWVSAIKNGNELIESLADRIVGRYSVDEVVDPSTGEVLVGSNEMITADIAHKIEASGVEVVHIRSILSCRSRHGVCAKCYGSDLSTGRPVSIGEAVGTVAAQSIGEPGTQLTMRTFHTGGVAGDDITQGLPRVEELFEARKPKGQAIISDIYGTVEINETKKRREVVVTGEDGETKSYLIPYGAHLRVGNGDRVEAGDALTDGSINPHDILKIKGVKGVHDYLLKEVCTVYHMQGVDISDKHIEVIIRQMLRKVKIEDAGDTDMLPGSLMDIFKFEEENERVVQAGGQPAIAKRVLLGITKAALATDSFLSAASFQETARVLTDAAIKGKVDPLVGLKENVIIGKLIPAGTGMKRYKDIEVEVKEDAEEPEEILS
- a CDS encoding ribosomal L7Ae/L30e/S12e/Gadd45 family protein yields the protein MLETLQEKPLKVGMKQVQRAVENGETSEVYLAEDADDFILHRLLELCKQRNIAAIKVPTMKELGQACGIDVGAAVACVVREN